A stretch of the Ammoniphilus sp. CFH 90114 genome encodes the following:
- a CDS encoding DUF2087 domain-containing protein, with amino-acid sequence MDVSERFWDASLEELKRGYVKEGEFYRCLLCGSERESGIIYQEEGVLYEAERSMRYHIEKVHHSVFEYLIQLDKKLTGLTEHQNALLQLFYQGKSDREVQEEMNIGSASTIRNHRFVLKEKERQSKIFLAMMELLKEKDEHAPTFIGIHKTARMVDDRYNVTKEENEKILKQYFPEGLQAPLKKFPSREKQKWIILREITKHFEREQTYSEKEVNQILKDIYDDYVTIRRYLIEYGFLDRKSDGSEYWLKR; translated from the coding sequence ATGGATGTATCGGAACGATTTTGGGATGCTTCATTGGAGGAGCTTAAACGCGGATATGTGAAAGAGGGAGAGTTTTATCGATGTCTACTTTGCGGGAGTGAGAGAGAGTCAGGGATTATTTATCAAGAAGAAGGTGTTTTATACGAGGCAGAGCGATCTATGCGTTACCATATTGAGAAGGTTCATCATTCCGTATTTGAATACTTGATCCAATTAGATAAGAAGCTCACGGGTTTGACGGAGCATCAGAATGCGCTGCTTCAGCTGTTCTATCAAGGCAAGAGTGATCGAGAAGTGCAGGAGGAAATGAATATTGGCAGTGCTTCTACCATTCGCAATCATCGTTTTGTACTGAAAGAGAAGGAGCGTCAGTCCAAGATTTTTTTGGCTATGATGGAGTTGCTAAAAGAGAAGGATGAGCATGCGCCGACCTTTATTGGGATTCACAAAACCGCAAGAATGGTCGATGACCGTTACAATGTCACGAAGGAAGAAAACGAGAAGATTTTAAAACAATACTTCCCGGAGGGGCTTCAAGCGCCATTGAAGAAATTTCCCTCTAGAGAAAAGCAAAAATGGATTATCCTTCGGGAAATCACAAAGCATTTTGAAAGGGAGCAAACCTACAGTGAAAAGGAAGTCAATCAGATCTTAAAAGACATTTATGACGACTATGTCACTATTCGAAGATATTTGATTGAATACGGATTTTTGGATCGGAAGTCAGACGGCAGCGAATATTGGTTGAAGAGATGA
- a CDS encoding GIY-YIG nuclease family protein: MDRKKELKQQYKEREQQAGVYQIKNTKNQKVLVDSAVNLKTMNGKLLQLRVGSHMNRALQEEWKQFGEDSFVFEVLEILKKKEEGYFDIKDELKKLEERWLDHLQPYGERGYNRQRRL; the protein is encoded by the coding sequence TTGGATCGTAAAAAAGAACTTAAACAACAATATAAAGAACGAGAACAACAGGCAGGAGTCTATCAGATTAAAAATACGAAGAATCAGAAGGTGCTTGTTGACAGTGCGGTAAATTTAAAAACGATGAATGGAAAGTTGCTTCAATTGAGAGTAGGCAGCCATATGAACCGAGCGCTTCAAGAGGAATGGAAGCAATTCGGTGAAGACTCCTTTGTCTTTGAAGTGCTAGAGATCTTAAAAAAGAAAGAGGAAGGCTACTTCGATATAAAGGATGAGTTGAAAAAGTTGGAAGAAAGGTGGCTGGATCATCTTCAGCCTTATGGGGAACGCGGGTATAATAGGCAAAGACGTCTCTAA
- a CDS encoding BCCT family transporter produces MDLEQHKIDKFIVGLSIFLIAIFTVPVLINPQKGGEFLGAILEFLTGTVGSLYLIAAFAVFIIVLYLGFGKYGNIRLGNTKPEFSTFSWIAMIFTSTAGSSLVYWGFIEWTYYYTAPPFGIEPKSVEAAEWASTYGMFHWGFMGFVIYCLPAIALAYAVHVRKYTSLRLSTACKGVLGDKTDGPIGKLIDILFIFGIVGGVSTSLGLGTPMLAQALSELTGIPRSVTLDAGIIIFWTLIFSTSLYFGLNKGLKVLSDFNVYLYFLFIAIFLAFGPTVFIIDKFVDSTGLLLQNFIRMSLYTDSIGGSRFAQDWTIFYWGWWFAFASYMAMFTARISKGRTIKELVLGMCLGGTIGCAIAFAVFGNTSLFYELNGIVPVLDILAKDGAPAAIVATIQGFPLGGTLLLAVFVIFCFIFLATTIDTAAYTLSFVSTPPTQVVQEPARWIRLFWAFVLGSVAIILLYGGGLSALQTLSVITGFPILFIFVIMTKSLFQMLKEDVQQGHSGANLVTLHDQVDESVPSQKISG; encoded by the coding sequence ATGGACTTGGAACAGCATAAAATAGATAAATTTATTGTAGGATTATCCATATTTCTTATTGCAATCTTTACTGTGCCCGTCTTAATTAATCCACAAAAAGGTGGGGAATTTCTCGGTGCTATCCTAGAGTTCTTAACCGGTACGGTAGGATCGCTTTATTTAATTGCCGCCTTTGCTGTCTTTATTATTGTTTTGTATCTAGGTTTCGGCAAGTACGGGAATATCAGACTAGGAAATACAAAGCCCGAATTCTCAACTTTCAGCTGGATTGCCATGATTTTTACTTCTACCGCTGGTTCAAGTCTTGTGTATTGGGGATTTATTGAATGGACCTACTATTACACAGCGCCTCCCTTTGGGATTGAACCTAAAAGTGTAGAAGCCGCTGAATGGGCATCTACCTATGGTATGTTTCATTGGGGCTTCATGGGATTTGTCATCTACTGTTTACCCGCTATCGCCTTAGCTTACGCCGTCCATGTGCGCAAGTACACTTCCTTAAGATTAAGTACAGCGTGTAAAGGAGTCCTCGGGGATAAAACAGATGGGCCGATCGGTAAATTAATCGATATTTTGTTTATCTTTGGGATCGTCGGAGGAGTCAGTACATCATTAGGCTTAGGAACACCTATGCTGGCACAAGCGCTCTCAGAACTTACAGGAATTCCCCGTTCCGTCACTTTAGACGCAGGGATCATTATTTTCTGGACTCTGATCTTTTCAACGAGCTTATACTTTGGATTGAATAAGGGCCTCAAAGTATTAAGCGACTTCAATGTTTATCTGTATTTTTTGTTCATCGCGATCTTCTTGGCCTTTGGTCCAACCGTGTTTATTATCGATAAATTCGTAGACAGCACGGGTCTCCTCCTTCAAAATTTCATCCGTATGAGTTTGTATACGGATTCTATCGGGGGCTCAAGATTCGCTCAGGATTGGACGATTTTCTATTGGGGCTGGTGGTTTGCCTTTGCCTCCTATATGGCGATGTTTACAGCGAGAATCTCAAAAGGAAGAACGATTAAAGAACTGGTACTCGGGATGTGTCTCGGAGGAACGATCGGGTGTGCCATTGCCTTTGCCGTTTTCGGAAACACAAGTCTATTCTATGAATTGAATGGCATTGTTCCCGTCCTTGATATTCTAGCTAAAGATGGAGCACCTGCTGCCATAGTGGCAACCATTCAAGGCTTTCCTCTTGGTGGTACCTTGTTGCTGGCCGTTTTCGTCATTTTCTGTTTCATCTTCCTAGCCACAACCATTGATACGGCTGCTTACACGCTTTCCTTTGTCTCGACTCCACCCACTCAAGTCGTTCAGGAACCGGCGAGATGGATTCGATTATTTTGGGCTTTCGTCCTTGGGTCGGTTGCTATCATTTTGCTATATGGAGGCGGATTAAGCGCACTTCAAACTCTGTCCGTCATTACAGGTTTTCCCATTTTATTTATCTTTGTCATTATGACCAAATCCCTCTTCCAGATGTTAAAGGAAGATGTGCAGCAAGGACATAGTGGAGCAAATCTTGTAACCTTGCATGATCAAGTCGATGAATCCGTCCCCTCTCAAAAAATTTCAGGGTGA
- a CDS encoding aromatic ring-hydroxylating dioxygenase subunit alpha, whose protein sequence is MIKNEELIMTLPYNQYVDPGVLVKEKKEIFYKNWIMVGHTSQVKNIGDFFTFDLAGEPIIITRSTDDKLHAFYNICPHRGAIVERKESGNKKILQCSYHGWTFHLDGEVHRTPNLKDMDLGKHRCMTGIQLKVHSSMIFVNLDPHASPFAQTYTSFLDNIKHYMFLDSIKLVRERSRVVEANWKSIIDNYLECDHCSIAHPAFSKRFDLSKYQIVPCDNFSYQCSTVNDGEDSTGARFYWVWPNTMISIYPGSGNMTTSQIIPLTADRSLAIYRYYFMNEQLTEEEEELIKFVDQVREEDFELVELLQKGLHSQAFDQGVYSPTEHGLHSFHKIYQEQMNLKAL, encoded by the coding sequence ATGATTAAAAACGAAGAATTAATAATGACCTTGCCGTATAATCAGTATGTCGACCCTGGAGTACTGGTGAAGGAAAAGAAAGAAATCTTTTATAAAAATTGGATTATGGTCGGTCACACAAGCCAGGTCAAGAACATCGGTGACTTCTTTACCTTCGATTTAGCTGGGGAACCCATTATTATCACACGAAGCACAGATGACAAACTCCATGCTTTCTATAATATTTGTCCACATCGCGGTGCCATAGTGGAACGTAAAGAATCAGGGAATAAAAAAATCCTGCAGTGCTCTTACCATGGGTGGACGTTCCACTTAGACGGAGAGGTGCACCGAACGCCAAATCTAAAGGACATGGACCTAGGGAAGCACCGCTGTATGACAGGGATTCAATTAAAAGTCCACTCATCTATGATTTTCGTTAACCTAGATCCTCATGCTTCCCCCTTCGCCCAGACGTATACATCTTTTTTAGACAATATTAAACACTATATGTTTTTAGATTCAATCAAATTAGTCAGAGAAAGATCTCGTGTGGTTGAAGCGAACTGGAAATCCATCATTGATAACTACTTAGAATGCGATCATTGTTCGATCGCCCATCCAGCCTTCTCAAAAAGATTTGATCTGTCCAAGTACCAAATTGTACCTTGTGATAACTTCTCTTACCAATGTTCTACAGTGAATGATGGGGAAGACAGTACAGGTGCCCGTTTTTATTGGGTATGGCCAAACACGATGATCAGTATTTACCCCGGATCAGGAAACATGACTACGAGTCAAATTATCCCATTGACTGCAGATCGTAGCTTAGCAATATATCGGTATTATTTTATGAATGAACAACTAACCGAAGAGGAAGAAGAATTAATCAAATTCGTGGATCAAGTACGTGAGGAAGATTTTGAACTCGTAGAGTTATTGCAGAAAGGACTTCATTCTCAAGCGTTTGATCAAGGAGTCTATTCACCGACTGAACACGGTCTTCATAGCTTCCACAAAATTTATCAAGAACAAATGAATTTGAAAGCGCTCTAA
- a CDS encoding sigma-54-dependent Fis family transcriptional regulator, producing MVHQSLNPEEKISISTDVLIKILDHSPNEIYVLDRDTRIVYANKAYERHYGVKQSEIIGKLNDEIFSKGYWTPSIVPLVLKEKKSITIKQTSYVGKELITTAIPLLNDDQEIELIITTTQEPDYKELYFPEEQEIEEVSEVYREKIITNNKKMNHVIQLCEKVSHVDTTVLIQGESGTGKGVLAKYIHKVSNRSHAPFLSINCAAIPEPLLESELFGYEEGAFTGANKSGKEGLLMAANGGTVFLDEIGELPLRVQAKLLQVIQDFEFIPVGSKRVRKVDIRIVSATNQNLFDMVQEKQFREDLYYRLHVVNLHIPPLRERKEDIIPLVYHFLSVFNKKYRLNRLISQEVLDILYQFSWPGNIRQLENMVESLVVTSGPIIQLSDVPTSLMEQVKQRTDQGKSTYNAKLNSYMDFSHTADHPVSLDSVIEEVEKELIIKSYARYRNTRKVADQLLISQSKAARLVRKYYKNIETMTD from the coding sequence ATGGTGCATCAATCTTTAAATCCAGAAGAGAAGATTTCAATTAGTACGGATGTACTGATTAAAATTCTTGATCACTCTCCAAATGAGATTTATGTCCTTGATCGGGATACGCGTATTGTTTACGCGAATAAAGCGTACGAAAGGCACTATGGAGTGAAGCAAAGTGAGATCATTGGAAAGCTTAATGATGAAATCTTTTCGAAAGGATATTGGACACCTAGTATTGTTCCTCTAGTCCTTAAGGAAAAGAAATCCATAACAATTAAGCAAACCTCTTATGTTGGGAAAGAGTTAATTACGACGGCTATTCCCTTGTTAAACGATGATCAGGAAATTGAACTTATCATTACAACGACTCAAGAACCGGACTATAAAGAACTGTACTTTCCAGAAGAGCAAGAAATAGAAGAAGTTAGTGAAGTTTATCGAGAAAAAATTATTACCAATAACAAAAAAATGAATCACGTGATCCAATTGTGTGAGAAAGTTTCCCATGTGGATACCACGGTTCTTATTCAAGGTGAATCCGGCACGGGAAAAGGGGTCCTTGCCAAGTACATCCACAAGGTGAGTAATCGAAGTCATGCCCCGTTTTTATCGATTAATTGTGCAGCCATCCCTGAACCACTCCTTGAATCTGAACTTTTTGGGTATGAGGAAGGAGCCTTTACCGGTGCAAATAAGAGCGGGAAAGAAGGACTTCTCATGGCTGCCAACGGGGGAACGGTGTTCTTGGATGAAATAGGTGAACTTCCTTTAAGAGTACAAGCCAAATTATTGCAAGTCATTCAAGACTTTGAATTTATTCCAGTTGGGAGTAAAAGGGTTAGGAAGGTAGATATACGGATTGTGTCTGCAACGAATCAAAATTTATTTGATATGGTGCAGGAAAAGCAGTTCCGAGAAGATCTCTATTATCGACTTCATGTTGTGAATTTACATATTCCACCGTTAAGGGAAAGGAAAGAAGATATCATTCCGCTTGTCTACCATTTTCTTTCCGTTTTCAATAAAAAATATCGTCTCAACCGCCTCATTTCACAGGAAGTTCTCGATATTCTTTATCAATTTTCTTGGCCGGGAAATATTCGTCAACTAGAAAATATGGTGGAAAGCCTAGTCGTCACGAGTGGTCCTATCATTCAGCTATCTGACGTGCCAACAAGTCTTATGGAGCAAGTAAAGCAAAGGACAGACCAAGGAAAATCGACTTATAATGCGAAATTGAATAGCTATATGGATTTTTCTCATACTGCTGATCATCCTGTCTCTCTTGATTCTGTAATAGAGGAAGTAGAAAAGGAATTAATCATTAAATCGTATGCAAGATATAGAAACACCAGAAAGGTTGCGGACCAACTGTTAATTAGCCAATCAAAGGCGGCTCGTCTTGTGCGGAAATATTATAAAAACATAGAGACAATGACAGACTGA
- a CDS encoding PaaI family thioesterase, with protein sequence MSKTYNLMDVVKQGSTPPPCDEALGIKASSAEDGVARGIWEVKDTFLNGNGVVMGGFVSAAADTAMAYALASSLKEGQMFASINLHTTFHRPVRPGQVEFEARVERLGRTVAYVVASLIQDGKEVAFSTSSVMVQ encoded by the coding sequence ATGAGCAAAACGTATAATTTAATGGATGTCGTAAAACAAGGAAGCACCCCGCCTCCTTGCGATGAGGCGTTAGGAATTAAGGCTTCGTCTGCAGAGGATGGTGTAGCTAGGGGAATATGGGAAGTCAAAGACACCTTCCTGAATGGGAATGGAGTGGTAATGGGAGGGTTTGTTTCGGCTGCTGCGGATACCGCAATGGCCTATGCCCTTGCTTCAAGTCTAAAGGAAGGGCAAATGTTTGCCTCTATTAATTTACATACGACCTTTCATCGACCTGTACGACCAGGACAGGTCGAATTTGAGGCACGTGTGGAAAGGTTGGGAAGAACCGTCGCTTATGTAGTCGCGAGTTTGATTCAAGACGGTAAGGAAGTGGCGTTTTCTACTTCTTCCGTCATGGTTCAATAG
- a CDS encoding ATP-binding protein, translating to MLVVEQYPLYFFLPAFFYLWFLIYSLRIRKMPGVASFIWLMVLGFFLCIFSSLEYLDPRFGMKVWWRNLQQIPLLLSSVIVLGIVIHYIGKDSEKTKRVLLLMSVPIFIQIVLLYTDSFHHLMRKEIHLVTVGNYEKLSIQSTGLSLFFLYYVRLINLATILLLIFNMKNIAAYNRKQYALITVSLCIPIIFSLFRSLLPHEIFSSVAFTLLPSVILLFFALFRYQFLTLWPIAKNQIIENMSEGVLVVDLQDRIIDINPAGVQFVRSILKQEEVQAKSLIGTELLHAINHEPSFTTYYKEMKECVMTEKPMPSFFMLDEAQVEYELSLSLIEDKQKRMVGYILVSRDLTEQRKLEKQLWLKTHELERLQQARSTLLVNISHDIGTPMTSLRGYLKGMLDGMVPMDEKYIKLVHDKAVYLSELTQDLFELSKLEDRQLRFELKPFEAKRLATELMKQFEHDVIDSGIGYLVFNEVPDHLLLKIDKKRIQQVVANLIYNAVKFTDEGGLISLTAKIENNFVKFEVTDDGKGMTEDELESIFTRYYKGNTTNRASSGTGLGLTIAREIIEQHGGNIQVISELNKGSTFSFTLPIHR from the coding sequence ATGCTCGTTGTTGAACAATATCCTCTGTATTTTTTTCTTCCCGCCTTCTTTTATTTGTGGTTTTTGATCTATTCCTTACGAATTCGAAAAATGCCGGGTGTCGCTTCCTTTATATGGCTGATGGTGTTGGGTTTTTTTCTTTGTATTTTTAGTAGTTTGGAATACTTAGATCCTAGATTCGGTATGAAAGTCTGGTGGAGAAATTTACAGCAAATTCCGTTGCTTTTATCTTCTGTAATAGTCCTCGGTATCGTCATCCATTACATAGGGAAGGATTCAGAGAAGACGAAGCGAGTTCTGCTGCTGATGAGCGTCCCCATATTCATTCAAATAGTCCTTTTGTATACCGATTCTTTTCATCATCTGATGAGAAAAGAGATTCACTTAGTGACGGTGGGAAACTATGAGAAACTCTCGATACAATCAACAGGTCTGTCCTTGTTCTTTCTTTACTACGTGAGATTAATTAATTTAGCCACCATACTGCTCTTGATCTTCAATATGAAAAATATAGCTGCCTATAATCGTAAGCAGTATGCTCTGATTACGGTCAGCTTGTGCATCCCGATTATATTTTCCCTTTTCAGGTCGTTGCTGCCCCACGAGATCTTTTCTAGTGTTGCCTTTACGTTGCTTCCATCTGTTATTCTTTTGTTTTTTGCCTTATTTCGCTACCAGTTTCTCACCCTATGGCCCATTGCCAAAAATCAAATCATTGAAAATATGTCGGAAGGCGTTTTGGTGGTGGATCTGCAAGATCGAATCATCGACATTAACCCCGCAGGTGTTCAATTTGTTCGGTCGATTCTCAAGCAAGAAGAGGTGCAAGCGAAAAGTCTTATCGGAACAGAATTGCTTCATGCTATCAACCACGAACCTAGTTTTACTACTTATTATAAAGAAATGAAAGAGTGTGTGATGACAGAAAAACCCATGCCTTCTTTCTTCATGCTAGATGAGGCTCAGGTTGAATATGAATTGTCGCTTTCACTCATAGAAGATAAACAAAAGAGAATGGTTGGATATATCTTAGTATCTAGAGATCTCACGGAGCAAAGGAAATTAGAAAAGCAATTGTGGCTAAAAACTCACGAACTGGAGAGGCTGCAACAGGCTAGATCCACTTTGTTGGTCAATATTTCACATGATATTGGTACACCCATGACAAGTTTGAGAGGTTATCTAAAAGGGATGCTTGATGGTATGGTTCCGATGGATGAAAAATACATTAAACTTGTCCATGATAAAGCAGTGTATTTGAGTGAGCTAACTCAAGATTTATTTGAACTCTCAAAACTAGAAGATAGACAACTTCGTTTTGAGCTGAAGCCTTTTGAAGCAAAGCGTCTAGCTACTGAATTAATGAAACAATTCGAGCACGATGTGATTGATAGCGGGATAGGATATCTGGTTTTCAATGAAGTTCCTGATCATCTCTTATTGAAGATCGATAAAAAAAGAATTCAGCAGGTTGTGGCCAATTTAATTTACAATGCCGTTAAATTTACCGATGAAGGAGGTTTGATTTCCTTGACGGCAAAAATAGAGAATAATTTTGTCAAGTTCGAAGTGACGGACGATGGAAAAGGGATGACAGAGGATGAACTGGAATCTATCTTTACCAGATACTATAAAGGAAATACCACAAACCGTGCTTCTTCAGGTACTGGACTCGGATTAACCATTGCTAGAGAGATTATTGAACAGCATGGGGGGAATATTCAGGTCATAAGTGAACTGAACAAAGGTAGTACTTTCTCATTTACCTTACCTATTCATAGATAA
- a CDS encoding GGDEF domain-containing protein — translation MRAWVRLFVFIISLFILVPTFYIEYQQASKQQKEHLENVLNTQTYHFEKWSQERSADIETLANIDIVKNHEYEKAKEFFDYFLTQKTDFADLVFINKEGFVQFDTVRPQVYDSLKIDVRNREYFQVAKNKKEGHITDVLISKVTHQPVVIFASPIIGDDQTFNGVVFGSVDLHTIDQFLSGSKVGDIGHTYVVNKDGILLTELMDHPSEAFGDHFTMDPSILKHVRDSVGPSPLLYQDPQGNWVFGAIQPMNQGNWWMISEIRVMDSFLPFLRKIAVLGLCILLGTFVATRFMIYIARQIEQPIQQLLQGVRYMESGDYTYKITESNITASTQEFRELFSAFNRMSDKVKENIYLLEELSTTCQLTNIYNRRYLTEYGDKIFRECVETGRACSCIAVDIDYFKQVNDTYGHGVGDQVLTHVSSILSSCIRSSDIVTRYGGEEFIILSPYTTLQQSLMIAERIREQVEANPFYYGDIRIPITISLGVAEYSINHDANTLPELIQLSDKALYQAKENGRNQTRPYDENGAAYAFSF, via the coding sequence TTGCGTGCCTGGGTAAGATTGTTTGTGTTCATTATTAGTCTCTTCATTCTAGTTCCTACTTTTTACATTGAGTATCAACAGGCATCCAAGCAGCAAAAAGAACACCTTGAAAATGTGCTCAATACGCAAACCTATCACTTTGAAAAGTGGTCTCAAGAACGCTCAGCTGATATTGAAACTCTAGCGAATATAGATATCGTAAAGAACCATGAATACGAAAAAGCAAAAGAATTCTTTGACTATTTTCTAACTCAGAAGACGGACTTTGCCGACCTTGTCTTTATTAATAAAGAAGGGTTTGTTCAGTTTGATACGGTACGTCCTCAAGTCTATGATTCTCTGAAGATTGATGTCAGGAATAGAGAATATTTTCAAGTGGCCAAAAATAAAAAAGAAGGACATATTACCGATGTCCTTATAAGTAAAGTCACCCATCAACCCGTTGTGATCTTTGCCTCCCCTATTATAGGTGACGATCAAACGTTTAATGGAGTGGTCTTTGGAAGTGTAGATTTACATACGATTGATCAGTTTCTTAGCGGTTCAAAGGTTGGGGATATCGGTCATACTTACGTGGTTAACAAGGACGGCATACTCTTGACAGAACTCATGGATCATCCATCCGAAGCATTCGGGGATCACTTTACGATGGATCCTTCGATCCTTAAGCATGTTCGAGACAGTGTGGGGCCTTCTCCCTTGCTATATCAGGATCCTCAGGGAAACTGGGTGTTTGGGGCTATTCAACCCATGAATCAGGGAAACTGGTGGATGATTTCTGAAATTAGGGTTATGGATTCTTTCTTACCTTTTCTAAGAAAAATCGCCGTTCTAGGTCTATGTATTTTACTTGGTACGTTTGTGGCCACACGGTTCATGATCTATATTGCACGGCAAATCGAGCAACCGATACAACAGCTTCTTCAAGGTGTTCGGTATATGGAAAGTGGAGATTACACCTATAAGATCACTGAATCCAACATTACGGCTTCCACCCAAGAGTTTCGCGAGTTATTTTCCGCCTTCAATCGGATGAGTGACAAGGTGAAAGAGAATATTTACTTGTTAGAAGAGCTGTCGACGACCTGTCAGCTGACCAATATCTATAATCGCCGTTACTTAACCGAATACGGGGACAAGATTTTTCGAGAGTGTGTTGAAACAGGTCGGGCCTGCTCGTGTATTGCCGTGGATATTGATTATTTCAAACAAGTCAATGACACGTATGGCCATGGGGTCGGTGACCAGGTCCTCACGCATGTTTCAAGTATACTATCTTCCTGCATCCGAAGTTCCGATATTGTGACAAGGTATGGCGGTGAAGAGTTCATTATTCTATCCCCCTACACCACCCTCCAGCAGAGTCTTATGATTGCCGAGAGGATCCGAGAACAAGTCGAGGCCAATCCCTTTTACTACGGGGATATCCGTATTCCCATTACGATTAGTCTTGGGGTTGCCGAATACAGTATAAATCACGATGCGAATACATTGCCTGAACTCATCCAGCTCTCGGATAAAGCCCTATATCAAGCAAAAGAAAACGGCCGTAATCAAACGAGACCCTATGATGAAAATGGGGCAGCTTATGCATTTAGTTTTTGA
- a CDS encoding gamma-glutamylcyclotransferase family protein: protein MYYFAYGSNMDQADLDRWCEEKGFKKIHFKQVIPAKLVGYQLLFNYYSLSRAGGAANIQESTDHGVYGLLVELEDQHLLTIRAKEGFPRNYDEIFVDVEGLDGTTYQDVVTYQVVPAKRTSDHQPPSRYYLDLIIHNARKYGFPMDYIRMLEGVRHQQK, encoded by the coding sequence ATGTATTACTTTGCTTATGGGTCAAATATGGATCAAGCAGATTTAGATCGTTGGTGTGAGGAGAAAGGGTTTAAGAAGATTCACTTTAAGCAAGTTATACCCGCCAAGCTTGTGGGGTATCAGTTACTCTTCAATTACTATTCGTTAAGTCGAGCGGGGGGAGCGGCCAATATCCAAGAGTCAACCGATCATGGTGTATACGGACTATTAGTCGAGCTGGAGGATCAGCATCTCCTTACCATCCGAGCGAAGGAAGGCTTCCCTCGAAATTACGATGAGATTTTTGTAGATGTGGAAGGTCTAGATGGTACCACCTATCAGGACGTGGTTACATATCAAGTCGTTCCTGCGAAACGAACAAGTGATCATCAACCACCTAGCCGATACTATTTAGACTTAATTATTCATAATGCTAGAAAATATGGGTTCCCGATGGACTATATCCGGATGCTAGAGGGAGTAAGACATCAACAAAAATGA